In Xiphophorus hellerii strain 12219 chromosome 13, Xiphophorus_hellerii-4.1, whole genome shotgun sequence, the following proteins share a genomic window:
- the prrc2a gene encoding protein PRRC2A isoform X5: protein MSERSGQTAKGKEGKTKYASLNLFDTYKGKSLEAQKPVVPPRHGLQSLGKVASARRMPPPANLPSLKAENKGNDPNVSLVPKDGTGWASKQEPADPKSTDALSAPQPESQQPVASQIAAPTRPRTPPISEALAPPSTQAVGARSWAQASVTHGTQGDGGKGSNLPSPFSREEFPTLQSAGDQDKAGREPATADQWYGPGPSLRPQNVTSWRDGGGRALAPTLPGEGAAEGGTGGALVMDGAAGVPHPNPQIQGPPRNPPAGSPALPLPQPPVGPGFPPFRGIMPPFMYPPYLPFPGPYGPQGPYRYPPPGEGPPPRFSRGQGPDSRAQGGPRDSGEMVKRPSILKQDDLKELDELDHDGDDGWAGANEEIDYSAKLKFSDDEAEEEGDEDKRESKNDSRYVNNEQQRSQDAPAANSHSRASDSGGESRHTPPSNADGAPQPPSSKPGWAEEGSSGWGNQGAPSSYQDRPHGQGSLLGPGKPAAAAAQLQPASAGPAASSQPGLLVHGSQGDDEDETWRQRRQQSSSEISAAVERARRRREEEERRMEEERRAACAEKLKRLDEKQQQQQQQGSGPAAAAGSSKTPGLDGNSTAATAGSPSPSISASSPNISQPASPCMDPEEPPVLAAQSGSGSGASDRRRASSNSSYDSTADVQQCPQPAVSQPQQPTLDVPPSVESKEESAGSPHVRAGSGSERGVEPVKMESSGVGVGRQAGGLPGQGYSKYQKSLPPRFQRQQQEQLLKQQQQWQQQQQHSQASQSQLSPQPQAPQGPSPGSTPQPGPGPKQGGPLYQPGSMVRPPPLPMNFDPRWIMMPYMDPRVMQGRPPPMEYYSAGMHPSGKNNFTIAGLIGRERSDSGGSGSEPFDRQQQHPGHPHRGTPPIDPKLAWGPEVFPGGADNRGLTSPLRQKQEEEDVGKGPRSDTPPHRLRDGGLGPVQQPSSSSGTSSQTPPPPVGVQVGSQGGTHHPHHYIGGRGNYSNFPDQGARMPPHPQQRQGERGNQPHGFTHPDDGPSRGPQQVQIWGAPHSHYDRNGRADLPTMEGSAHLPHHHSHHHQQPQFPLNPHKVENSRDRGGEAPAKKTDSSPPLHQPSLSSSCSSSSSSAREDGKAAQHHSPPLREGEAVVGERGSNSHMKPDKPGPTFLAHSNQNPLQHGGHNQTQQHPHSKSNQRGGREHKTETQWGPRPGSNSMGGGSSHGRRGNNAGGGRGEDPSSTPSDHKPSNQTGGSNPNKRAGPIKKPLLKEIKREGVEVDGGDKQGKEKEQDGGQPASMKQDASSMPQNASTATKEEQNHTAKARSGGKERASGGGGGSGRGSKEVDSLSSGFPSRRDRDRSFERGGMPAKGGRPSRGRGGEFYRGGRGYRGTYTASAGPAGGGRGRMGARSGRDYRSSTGGGHHQEAKGDGSGVRHGQDRSQHNPARARNRSETRSEGSEYEEIPKRRRERGSETGSESGGSDLGHSDKEEHQKPNSKNCSGNAGATGNVSSVAPRVSQARVFTPRGVPSRRGRGGGGGGGNMYRGSGTIGGPVGGHRVGPGSGSYAGSSKSATSGRKQQGPPLTSGPKDLGRGGGAGEKKDKVVDGGQNQGVNPPPPSLPATTPPAVASAENGGVIIQQAATNPAPNSNAPPHPANRGHPPGGFDRPPRRRRHGRSQHQQDKPPRFRRLKERENAARINGGVGVIGGGRPSSPSLNSVQDSNGGPAVAPVAGNAPNHGSTLSTNNNNNSGGQPNNTNNHHHYNQSNAAPAHAQHHHNHGAKSPDFTNQNSDQANEEWETASESSDFTEFRDRDAGGGKSYVSHHHHHPGRGGGGGLVDRDMAGKEPSANKRSFSSQRPGMERQNRRVSAGGGGGRGPRGPPGGGGSGAPANGGGNRGEKRGNWPSPKNRK, encoded by the exons ATGTCAGAGCGCTCTGGGCAAACTGCAAAGGGGAAGGAAGGCAAAACCAAGTATGCGTCTCTCAACTTGTTTGATACATACAAAGGAAAGAGCCTTGAAGCACAAAAGCCTGTTG TTCCCCCCCGCCATGGCCTGCAGTCTCTTGGTAAAGTTGCCTCCGCGCGGCGCATGCCACCACCTGCCAACCTGCCCAGTCTGAAGGCGGAGAACAAAGGCAACGACCCCAACGTCTCGCTCGTTCCCAAAGACGGCACAGGATGGGCAAGCAAACAGGAACCAGCAGACCCAAAGAG TACCGATGCATTGTCAGCACCGCAGCCGGAATCGCAGCAGCCTGTGGCTTCACAGATAGCTGCACCGACCCGCCCGAGAACCCCACCAATTTCAGAG GCTCTGGCCCCACCTTCAACACAGGCCGTAGGGGCAAGGTCGTGGGCACAGGCCAGCGTTACACATGGAACACAAGGGGATG GTGGAAAGGGATCAAACCTACCGTCGCCGTTCTCTCGCGAGGAATTTCCCACCCTGCAGTCGGCTGGCGACCAGGACAAAGCTGGCAGAGAACCGGCCACTGCAGATCAGTGGTATGGGCCCGGACCAAGCCTCCGCCCCCAGA ACGTTACAAGTTGGCGGGACGGTGGGGGCCGAGCCTTGGCGCCCACCCTGCCTGGGGAGGGGGCAGCGGAGGGGGGCACAGGTGGAGCGCTGGTGATGGATGGGGCAGCTGGGGTCCCCCATCCAAACCCCCAGATCCAAGGGCCACCTAGGAATCCCCCTGCAGGCAGCCCCGCCTTGCCCCTGCCCCAGCCCCCCGTGGGGCCCGGGTTTCCTCCATTTCGAGGGATCATGCCACCCTTC aTGTATCCCCCCTATCTCCCGTTCCCGGGCCCCTATGGCCCTCAGGGGCCCTACAGGTACCCGCCACCTGGGGAGGGGCCACCTCCAAG GTTCTCTCGTGGACAGGGGCCTGACAGCAGGGCCCAGGGCGGCCCTCGGGATTCAGGGGAAATGGTGAAACGCCCCTCCATCTTGAAGCAGGACGACCTGAAGGAGCTGGATGAGCTGGATCACGACGGAGACGATGGCTGGGCAG GGGCGAATGAGGAGATTGATTACTCCGCCAAGCTGAAATTCAGTGACGATGAAGCTGAAGAAGAGGGAGACGAAGACAAAAGGGAGAGCAAGAATGACTCGCGGTACGTGAACAA TGAGCAGCAGAGGTCCCAGGACGCTCCCGCTGCAAACTCTCACTCCCGAGCCTCGGACAGCGGCGGGGAAAGTCGCCACACGCCTCCCTCGAACGCTGACGGAGCCCCACAGCCCCCCTCCAGCAAGCCAGGATGGGCCGAGGAGGGAAGCAGCGGCTGGGGAAACCAGGGGGCGCCTTCCAGCTATCAG GACCGGCCGCACGGTCAGGGTTCGCTCCTCGGCCCGGGAAAACCCGCCGCTGCCGCCGCCCAGCTCCAGCCAGCATCAGCGGGTCCGGCCGCCTCCTCTCAGCCCGGCCTGCTGGTCCACGGCTCCCAGGGAGATGACGAAGACGAGACCTGGCGTCAGCGCCGGCAGCAGTCCTCCTCTGAGATCTCTGCGGCCGTTGAGCGAGCCCGTCGCCGACGCGAGGAGGAGGAACGCAGGATGGAGGAGGAGCGACGGGCCGCCTGCGCCGAGAAGCTGAAGAGGCTCGacgagaagcagcagcagcagcagcagcagggcagCGGCCCGGCAGCCGCCGCCGGCAGCAGCAAGACCCCCGGCCTCGACGGGAACTCTACCGCTGCTACGGCCGGCAGCCCCAGTCCGTCGATTTCAGCGTCCTCCCCGAATATCAGCCAGCCGGCCTCCCCCTGCATGGACCCCGAAGAGCCTCCGGTGCTGGCAGCCCAGTCCGGGTCCGGCTCTGGAGCGAGCGACCGCCGGCGAgccagcagcaacagcagctacGACTCCACTGCAG ATGTCCAGCAGTGTCCCCAGCCAGCTGTGTCCCAGCCACAGCAGCCCACTCTGGATGTCCCTCCGTCAGTGGAGAGTAAGGAAGAGTCCGCAGGCAGTCCTCACGTCCGTGCAGGAAGTGGCAGTGAAAGAGGCGTTGAGCCGGTGAAGATGGAGAGTTCTGGTGTAGGAGTGGGCCGTCAAGCCGGCGGTCTTCCTGGCCAGGGTTACTCCAAGTACCAGAAGTCTCTACCGCCTCGCTTTCAGAGGCAGCAGCAG GAGCAGCttctgaagcagcagcagcagtggcagcagcagcagcagcacagtcaGGCTTCCCAGAGTCAGCTGTCCCCCCAGCCCCAGGCGCCTCAGGGTCCGTCCCCAGGCTCCACCCCCCAGCCGGGCCCTGGGCCAAAGCAGGGCGGACCCCTCTATCAGCCAGGCAGCATGGTGCGACCTCCACCTCTGCCCATGAATTTTGATCCTCGCTGGATTATGATGCCCTACATGGACCCTCGCGTGATGCAAGGTCGCCCTCCTCCCATGGAATATTATTCAGCTGGCATGCACCCGTCTG gaaaaaataatttcactatTGCAGGGCTTATTGGTCGTGAGCGATCCGATTCAGGCGGCTCTGGTTCAGAACCTTTCgacaggcagcagcagcatcctggCCACCCTCACCGTGGGACCCCCCCTATAGACCCAAAGCTGGCCTGGGGGCcggaggtgttccctggaggagCGGATAACCGCGGCCTGACGTCTCCGTTGAGAcagaagcaggaggaggaggatgtggGGAAAGGGCCCAG AAGTGACACTCCTCCACACCGCCTGCGCGACGGAGGACTGGGACCAGTTCAGCAGCCCAGCTCATCATCTGGGACCTCCAGTCaaactcctcctcctcccgttGGTGTGCAAGTTGGCAGCCAGGGAGGCACACACCACCCTCATCACTACATCGGAGGGCGGGGCAACTACAGCAACTTCCCCGACCAGGGTGCAAGGATGCCTCCCCACCCGCAGCAGAGGCAGGGCGAAAGAGGCAACCAGCCCCACGGCTTCACCCATCCAGATGACGGGCCTTCTCGAGGGCCTCAGCAGGTGCAGATATGGGGAGCCCCACATTCTCATTACGACCGTAACGGCCGTGCAGACCTCCCCACCATGGAGGGCAGCGCTCATCTTCCCCACCACCACAGCCACCACCATCAACAGCCTCAGTTCCCCCTTAACCCCCACAAAGTAGAAAACAGTCGTGACAGGGGTGGCGAGGCTCCCGCCAAGAAGACGGATTCTTCTCCACCTCTTCACCAGCCATCCCTGTCATCCTcatgctcctcttcctcctcctctgccagGGAGGATGGGAAGGCGGCCCAGCATCACTCGCCACCTCTGAGGGAGGGTGAGGCTGTTGTAGGCGAGAGAGGCAGCAACAGTCACATGAAACCAGACAAACCAGGCCCCACGTTTCTGGCCCATTCCAACCAAAACCCTCTTCAGCATGGCGGTCATAATCAGACTCAGCAGCATCCTCACTCTAAATCAAACCAAAGAGGAGGGCGCGAGCATAAAACGGAGACGCAGTGGGGCCCACGGCCTGGAAGCAACAGCATGGGCGGGGGATCCTCCCACGGCAGGAGGGGTAACaatgcaggaggaggaagaggagaggaccCCTCCAGTACTCCATCAGACCACAAACCCTCCAACCAGACAGGAGGCAGCAACCCCAACAAGAGGGCTGGTCCAATCAAGAAGCCTCTGCTGAAGGAAATAAAGAGGGAAGGAGTGGAGGTTGATGGAGGAGACAAACAAGGCAAGGAGAAAGAGCAAGATGGCGGCCAACCCGCCTCCATGAAGCAGGACGCGTCCTCTATGCCCCAGAATGCCTCGACTGCAACAAAAGAGGAGCAGAACCATACAGCTAAAGCCAGGAGTGGAGGGAAAGAACGGGCCtctggaggtggaggagggtcCGGCAGAGGGTCCAAGGAAGTAGACTCATTGTCTTCTGGGTTTCCCTCCAGGAGGGACAGAGACCGCTCCTTCGAAAGAGGCGGAATGCCTGCGAAAGGGGGCAGACCCAGTCGGGGACGAGGAGGAGAGTTCTACCGCGGTGGCCGTGGTTACCGGGGTACGTACACTGCCAGTGCTGGACCAGCTGGCGGCGGTCGTGGTAGGATGGGAGCACGGAGTGGGAGAGACTACCGCTCCTCTACTGGGGGCGGCCACCACCAAGAAGCCAAGGGTGACGGATCTGGTGTTCGGCACGGCCAGGACCGGTCTCAGCATAACCCGGCGAGAGCGAGGAATCGCAGCGAGACCCGCAGCGAGGGCTCAGAGTATGAAGAAATACCCAAGAGGAGGAGGGAGCGAGGTTCGGAAACGGGCAGTGAGAGTGGGGGCAGTGACCTCGGTCACTCTGACAAGGAAGAACACCAGAAACCCAACTCCAAGAACTGTTCAGGGAATGCCGGAGCCACGGGGAATGTCTCTTCAGTGGCACCCAGAGTTTCTCAGGCTCGCGTGTTCACCCCCAGGGGGGTTCCCTCTAGAAGGGGCCGGGGTGGAGGCGGCGGAGGGGGAAACATGTACAGGGGCAGTGGCACCATTGGAGGGCCTGTTGGGGGTCACCGGGTCGGACCTGGCTCAGGTTCTTACGCCGGGTCATCAAAGTCTGCCACTTCAGGCCGGAAACAGCAAGGTccacctctgacctctggacCCAAAGATCTGGGTCGAGGGGGGGGTGCAGGAGAAAAGAAGGACAAGGTGGTAGATGGAGGTCAGAATCAAGGGGTCAACCCGCCTCCGCCATCTTTACCTGCCACGACGCCTCCTGCTGTGGCGTCTGCTGAGAATGGAGGAGTGATCATCCAACAAGCTGCAACCAATCCCGCCCCGAACTCAAACGCCCCCCCACATCCTGCGAACCGGGGCCACCCTCCCGGTGGGTTCGACCGACCCCCAAGGCGACGCCGTCATGGCCGCTCTCAACACCAGCAGGACAAGCCTCCCCGCTTCCGCAGACTGAAGGAGCGAGAGAACGCCGCGCGCATCAACGGCGGTGTCGGCGTCATCGGCGGCGGCAGACCTTCGTCTCCTTCCCTGAATTCGGTTCAGGACAGTAATGGAGGTCCGGCGGTTGCCCCCGTCGCAGGAAACGCCCCGAACCACGGCTCCACTCTgagcaccaacaacaacaacaacagcggcGGGCAGCCcaacaacacaaacaaccaTCACCACTACAACCAGAGCAACGCTGCCCCAGCCCACGCCCAACACCACCACAACCACGGAGCCAAGTCTCCGGACTTCACCAACCAGAACTCGGACCAGGCCAACGAGGAGTGGGAAACCGCCTCCGAGAGCAGCGACTTCACCGAGTTCAGAGACAGGGACGCCGGAGGGGGGAAGTCCTACGTCTcccaccatcaccaccacccGGGTagaggcggcggcggcggtcTGGTGGATCGAGATATGGCCGGTAAAGAGCCTTCTGCGAATAAACGAAGCTTCTCCAGCCAGCGTCCCGGGATGGAGCGACAGAACAGGAGGGTCAGCGCCGGAGGAGGCGGAGGGAGAGGCCCTCGCGGCCCCCCGGGCGGCGGCGGCTCCGGTGCTCCAGCCAACGGAGGTGGCAACCGTGGGGAGAAACGTGGCAACTGGCCATCGCCCAAAAATAGGAAGTGA